The following coding sequences are from one Ornithodoros turicata isolate Travis chromosome 1, ASM3712646v1, whole genome shotgun sequence window:
- the LOC135378304 gene encoding NEDD8-conjugating enzyme UBE2F-like has product MITLSKKLKKSSENNNTDTAHNVVPDGIRRASVRDKLLVREVQEMEANLPCTCTVKFDDPDVLHRFELIIMPEEGYWQGGRFVFPVEVPEDYNMVPPKVKCQTRLWHPNINEEGNVCLSLLRQNSIDGMGWAPTRTLKEIVWGLNSLFTDLLNFDDPLDNEAAEHYQRDKESFKAKVKDYVQKYAKR; this is encoded by the coding sequence ATGATCACCCTGTCGAAGAAGCTTAAAAAAAGCTCAGAGAACAACAATACGGACACCGCTCACAATGTGGTCCCTGACGGCATCCGCAGAGCTTCTGTACGAGACAAACTCCTCGTCCGAGAAGTTCAAGAGATGGAAGCCAATCTCCCATGCACTTGCACTGTGAAATTTGATGATCCAGACGTTTTGCACCGCTTCGAGCTCATCATCATGCCTGAAGAAGGCTACTGGCAAGGTGGACGATTTGTTTTTCCCGTTGAAGTCCCAGAGGATTATAACATGGTTCCCCCCAAGGTGAAGTGTCAAACCCGTCTATGGCACCCCAACATCAACGAAGAGGGCAATGTTTGCCTAAGTTTGCTGAGGCAGAATTCCATCGACGGCATGGGATGGGCACCAACACGAACTCTGAAAGAAATAGTGTGGGGTTTGAATTCTTTGTTCACCGATCTTCTTAACTTTGACGACCCTCTCGATAATGAAGCGGCCGAACATTATCAGAGGGACAAAGAAAGTTTCAAAGCCAAAGTCAAGGATTACGTTCAGAAGTATGCAAAGAGGTGA
- the LOC135378305 gene encoding NEDD8-activating enzyme E1 regulatory subunit-like gives MAASMNMAAKSPESEKSKKYDRQLRLWGDHGQAALESAHVCLINATATGTEILKSIVLPGIGAFTIVDGNKVTAEDVGNNFFLDKESIGRSRAQVATNLVLELNPDVRGDFVDEMPENLMEHNPSYFSNFNVVIATGLLEKSLRRLGSLLWDAGVPLLVCRSYGMIGYMRLQINEHPVIETHPDNTFDDLRLDNPFPALRQFVDSIHMEALSNKDHSHTPYVVILLKALDEWQQQNGKRLPQNYKEKAAFKEIIKQGIRVKENLVKEDEENFEEALRAVNVSLCPTEVPAHVKELFDDPSCLNLTVDSKPFWVLVRALKDFVANEGKGTLPLRGSIPDMTADTERYVKLLNIYHTEAERHVQAMHSRVQQLLTNLGKPQDFITECDTKLFCKNAYTLHLYRGRSLDQEYDPKSARVQEILSSLDSPDSEMIFYVMLRAVDRFYSEFNRYPGYFEDQLETDISKLKASLGRILQEWGSGHIAKDDYVHEMCRYGACELHTVAAFIGGCAAQEVIKLTTGQYVPFDNTFIYNAMTTTSVTYAL, from the exons ATGGCGGCCTCCATGAATATGGCAGCAAAATCGCCGGAATCTGAGAAAAGTAAGAAGTATGATAGACAGTTAAG GTTATGGGGCGACCATGGTCAGGCAGCACTGGAATCAGCTCATGTTTGCCTGATAAACGCTACAGCCACTGGGACGGAAATCCTGAAAAGCATCGTATTGCCAG GGATCGGCGCATTTACTATCGTTGATGGCAATAAAGTCACGGCTGAAGATGTCGGAAACAA CTTCTTTCTTGACAAGGAAAGCATCGGCAGG TCAAGAGCCCAAGTCGCAACAAATCTTGTGCTTGAATTGAATCCTGATGTACGAGGAGACTTTGTAGATGAG ATGCCAGAGAATCTTATGGAGCATAACCCAAGTTATTTCTCTAACTTTAATGTGGTCATCGCAACAGGCCTCTTGGAGAA AAGCTTACGAAGGCTGGGGTCACTCCTGTGGGATGCGGGCGTGCCCCTGCTTGTGTGCCGTAGCTATGGCATGATTGGGTATATGAGGCTTCAGATAAATGAACATCCAG TCATTGAAACGCATCCTGACAACACCTTCGATGACTTGCGGCTCGACAACCCATTCCCCGCCCTACGTCAGTTTGTGGACTCTATTCACATGGAGGCATTGAGCAACAAG GACCACAGTCATACTCCCTATGTTGTTATCCTCCTAAAGGCGTTAGATGAATGGCAGCAACAG AATGGTAAAAGGTTACCACAAAATTACAAAGAGAAGGCAGCCTTCAAGGAGATAATTAAGCAAG GAATACGGGTTAAAGAAAATTTAGTCAAAGAGGATGAGGAAAACTTTGAAGAAGCTTTGAGAGCCGTCAACGTATCCCTTTGCCCAACTGAG GTTCCTGCCCATGTGAAAGAGCTTTTCGATGACCCATCGTGCTTAAACCTTACTGTAGAT AGCAAACCATTCTGGGTATTGGTGAGGGCTCTCAAGGACTTTGTTGCAAATGAAGGAAAGG GAACACTGCCATTGAGGGGTAGCATTCCTGATATGACAGCAGACACGGAGCGTTACGTCAAGTTGCTTAATAT CTATCACACAGAAGCGGAAAGGCATGTACAAGCCATGCACTCTAGAGTTCAACAGCTGCTCACCAACTTGGGAAAG CCTCAAGACTTCATCACAGAGTGTGACACAAAGTTGTTCT GTAAGAATGCCTACACATTACATCTGTACCGTGGGAGGTCGTTGGACCAGGAATATGATCCAAAGTCTGCAAGGGTGCAGGAAATCT TGTCCAGTCTAGATTCACCGGACAGTGAGATGATCTTCTACGTAATGCTAAGGGCTGTGGATAGGTTCTATTCAGAATTCAATCGGTACCCAGGTTATTTTGAAGACCAGCTCGAGACAGATATAAGCAAGCTCAAG GCATCGCTGGGTCGCATACTACAAGAATGGGGATCGGGTCATATTGCAAAGGACGACTACGTGCACGAAAT GTGCAGGTATGGAGCTTGTGAGCTTCACACTGTTGCAGCATTTATTGGTGGGTGTGCAGCTCAGGAAGTGATCAAGCTTACAACTGGGCAATATGTGCCATTTGACAACACATTCATCTATAATGCCATGACCACCACCTCTGTCACATATGCCTTATGA